One Williamsia phyllosphaerae genomic window, GCGTTCGCCCCGCCCGGCGATCGAACACCCGAGCAGATTCACCGGTTGGCCGCCATCGCCACGAGCGAACTGGCGGGCGGCAGCGTTGTCGTCAGTCATCAGTCGGCCGCCACGGTGCACGGCCTCGAGATGCTGCAGCCGAGCCTGCGCCGAGTCCACCTGACGACGGGGTCGCCGGCGGGCGCTCACCGCACCACCACCCGCCACGAGCACGTCGGCGTCCTGGCCGACGATGAGATCTCCATAGTCGACGGGATCGTCATCACCACGCTCGAACGCACCGCGGTCGACGTCGCGTGCACGACGACGATGGGGTTCGCGGGAGCGTTGGCCGTTTTCGACTCAGCCCTACGACTGGGTGCGGATCGAGCCGAGATGCAGGAGATGGTGCAGACCACCCGTCGCGGCGTCGGCCGAGCACGGCGAGCACTGCGATACGCAGACGGCAAAGCCGAGAACCCCGGCGAATCGTGGAGCCGGGCTCAGATGATCGAGGCCGGGTTGTCGTCGCCGCGACTTCAGCACCAATTCCGGGACGTGCAGGGAAACGAGATCGCCCGTACCGACTTCGACTGGAGCGGGCTGTTGGTCGGCGAATTCGACGGGATGACCAAGTATCAGAAGCACCTTCGCCCCGGAGAGACACCATTCGACGCAATGCGTCGCGAGAAACAGCGCGAGGACGCATTGCGTCGCACCGGCGTCATGGTGATCCGGTGGACGTGGAAGGACCTTCAGGACGGGCGCGTCGTGCCCATGATCCGCGAGTGGCTGGCGCGGCTGGGGCTCACGGCTGCATGAACGCGCCGCTACCGTTCACACGCGCGTCAACCTCGGCGCGCGGTTGAACGGAGGGCGCGCGTTTGCGCGCGAGGGTCAGACTCCGGCGTTGGCGTTCTGCTTTTTAAGCAACTCGAGGGCGATGTCGATGAGCTGGTCTTCCTGGCCGCCCACCAGCTTTCGGGCTCCGGCCTCGAGGAGGATGTCGGCGGCCGACACCCCGTACTTCTCGGCGTGACCCTCTGCGTGCTTGAGAAACGAGCTGTAGCAGCCCGCGTAGCCCATCATCATCGACGGACGATCGACCAGGCACTCCGACGGCATCACCGGGCGCACCACGTCCTGCGCGGCGTCGGCGATCTTCATGAAGTCGACGCCGGTGGCGATCCCGAGCTTGTCGCAGACCCCGACGAACGCCTCGACCGGCGTGTTACCCGCACCGGCACCGAAACGCCGCACCGACCCATCGATCTGCTGCGCACCCGCACGAACGGCGGCGATCGAGTTGGCGACGGCGATGTCGAGGTTCTCGTGACCGTGGAATCCCACCTGGGCGTCGTCGCCGAGTTCGGCGACCAACGCCGCCACCCGATCCGACACCTGCTCGAGCACCAGCGCGCCGGCCGAGTCGACGACGTAGACGCACTGACATCCGGCGTCGGCCTGGATGCGGGCCTGTTTCGCGAGCACCTCCGGCGGCTGACTGTGCGACATCATCAGGAACCCGACGGTCTCCAGGCCGAGCTCGCGGGCCAGCCCGAAGTGTTGGATCGAGACGTCGGCCTCGGTGCAGTGGGTGGCGATCCGACAGATCGAGGCACCGTTGTCCTGCGCGGCCCGGATGTCGTCCTTGACGCCGAGGCCGGGCAGCATCAGGAAGGCGATCTTCGCCGACGTCGCCGTCTCGACCGCAGCCCGGATGAGTTCCTGTTCGGGGGTTTTGGAGAAGCCGTAGTTGAACGACGACCCGCCGAGACCGTCACCGTGGGTGACCTCGATGACCGGCACACCGGCACCGTCGAGCGCGCCGACGATGTTGCGGACGTCGTCGGTGGTGAACTGGTGTCGCTTGTGGTGGCTGCCGTCGCGCAACGACGAATCGGTGATGCGGATGTCGAGGGTGTCGCTGTATTTCCGCGCACCGGCCATCAGATCAGCTCTGTCTGCGAACACGATTCACACTCCCAGTTTCTGCTTGGCCAGCTCTTCGCCGACCTTGGTGGCCGCGGCGGTCATGATGTCGAGGTTGCCCGCATAGGGCGGCAGGAAGTCGCCCGCGCCTTCGACCTCGACGAAGATCGACACCCGCGCCAGACCGCCGTTGATGACACTCGGCGGATCGAACTGCGGATCCTGCAGCAGGCGGTACCCCGGCACATACGCTTGGATCTCCCTCTCCCGTTTGTGGATCGACTCCGCGATGGCGTCGGTGTCGGCATCCTCGGGGATGGCGCAGAAGATGGTGTCGCGCATGATCATCGGCGGATCGGCCGGGTTGAGGATGATGATCGCCTTACCGCGGGTCGCACCGCCGATCGTCTCGATGCCCCGCGAGGTGGTCTTGGTGAACTCGTCGATGTTGGCGCGGGTTCCGGGCCCGGCCGACACCGATGCCACCGAGGCGACGATCTCGGCGTAGCTCACCGGCACCACCGACGACACCGCGTGCACCATCGGGATGGTGGCCTGGCCGCCGCAGGTGATCATGTTCGTGTTCGGGGCATCGAGATGTTCACGCAGATTCGCCGGCGGTACCACCGCGGGCCCGACCGCGGCCGGGGTCAGGTCGATGGCGGTGATCCCCGCCGCCTCATACCGCGGGGCGTACTCACGATGGACGTACGCCGAGGTCGCCTCGAAGATGAAATCCGGGCGCTCCGAGGAGTTCAGGAGCTCCTCGGCACCCCCGGACATGGTGATCAGCCCGTGGTCGGCGGCTCGCTTCATGCCCTCCGAATCGGCGTCGATGCCGACCATCCAGCGAGGCGCGATGTACTCCGACCGCTCCAGCTTGTACATCAGGTCGGTCCCGATGTTGCCCGATCCGATGATCGCGGCGGTGACCTTGGCGCTCACTGATGACTCCTCAACTCGAACGGCTCGTGATGGTTGGACAGGTCGGTTCTCGGCGTCACACGAAGTCCAGGGTGACGCTGCCGAGCTTCGCGAACTCGGCGACGAAGTGGTCGCCGGAGGAGATGTCGATGGCCCGGGTCGCGGTGCCGGGCAGGATCACGTCGCCCGCCCGCAGACGCACCCCGAAGCTCTCCACCTTGCGCGCGAGCCAGGACACCGCGTTGAGCGGATGGCCCAACACCGCCGACGAGTTGCCCTCGGCGATGACCTCACCGTTGCGGTGCAACCGCGCATCGATGTCGCCGGTGTCGATGTCGGAGATCGTCACGCGCTGCTCACCGAGGATCCACCCGCACGACGACGCGTTGTCGGCGATGGTGTCGCAGAGGGTGATCTTCCAGTCGCGGATCCGACTGTCGATGAGTTCGATCGACGGGACCACCCACTCGACCGCGTCGATGACGTCGTCGTTGGTGCAGCCGGCGCCGGGGAGGTCCTTGCCGAGGATGAAACCGACCTCGACCTCGACCCGGGGAAAACAGAAGCGACTCGCGTCGATGGGCGTGTGCTCGTGGTACTGCATGGTGTCGAGGAGGTGCCCGTAGTCCGGCTCGTCGACGCCCATCATCTTCTGCATCGCCTCCGACGCGAGACCCACCTTGTGACCGGCGACGACGGCGCCGCCATCGAGGCGTCGTCGGATGTTGACGAGTTGGATCTCGTAGGCGTCGACGACGTCGAGCTCGGGATGGGCGGCGGTCAGCGGATCGATCGCGCTCGCTCCCGACTCGGCGTCGGCCAGGGCACGGGCCAGCTGTTCCCGGACCTCCGGGGAGACTGTCATTTCTCGACACCTCTCGTTAGTGAACGTGTTGCCGTTCTCGCCCACCAGCGGTCCTGGTGAGCATGCCTGGACCTGGTATAGCCTGGCGACAGACCAATTCTATAACGTGTTCTAGATTGGCGGGAACAGGCACCGACGTTCTTCGGCGCCGCGACCACCGGACCACCGCGTCCGTGAAGGGGCCTCACATGACCACGACAGACCATCTCGAGGACGAGTACGACGTCATCATCGTCGGCGCGGGCGGTGCGGGTATGAGCGCCGCGATCACCGCTGCGTCGCAGGGCCTCAAGACCGTCATCATCGAGAAGTCGGCGTACTGGGGTGGCTCGACGTCTCGTTCCGGCGGCGGTGTGTGGATCCCGAACAACTCCGTCCTCGAGCGCGACGGCGTCAAGGACGATCCCGAGGCCGCGCGCACCTATGTGCGGTCGATCGTCGGCGACGTGGTCGCCCCCGAGCGGATCGACGCCTACATCGACAACGGCCCGAAGGTGCTCGACTTCCTCTCCGAGCACGCGCCGCTGGAGTTGGAGTGGGTGAAGAACTACTCCGACTACTACCCCGAGGCCCCGGGTGGACGGGTCGGCGGACGCTCGTGCGAGCCGAAACCGTTCGATGCCCGCAAGCTCGGCGCCGACTTCGCAACCCTGCACCCGCAGTACACCAAGGCCCCGCTCGGCGTCGTGGTCAAGCAGTCCGACTACCGCTGGCTGTCGACCGGGCTGCGCCATTGGCGCGGACCGCTGAAGATCATGCAGGTGGGCCTGCGGATGATCTGGGGCCGCGTGACGCGCAAGCATCTGATCGGGATGGGCGCCGCGCTGATGGGCGAACTGCTGCTCGGGGTGCGCAAACTCGGTGTGCCGCTGCTGCTGAACACGGGCCTGACCGACCTGGTGACCGAGAACGGACGCGTGGTCGGGGTGACCGTCGACGTCGACGGGACCACGAAGACCATCCGCGCCCGCAAGGGCGTGATCCTGGCGTGCGGCGG contains:
- a CDS encoding type IV toxin-antitoxin system AbiEi family antitoxin domain-containing protein, with product MTGYPTDRHGLIYRSTALDAGFTDTEITRAVTRGDIVRVARGAFAPPGDRTPEQIHRLAAIATSELAGGSVVVSHQSAATVHGLEMLQPSLRRVHLTTGSPAGAHRTTTRHEHVGVLADDEISIVDGIVITTLERTAVDVACTTTMGFAGALAVFDSALRLGADRAEMQEMVQTTRRGVGRARRALRYADGKAENPGESWSRAQMIEAGLSSPRLQHQFRDVQGNEIARTDFDWSGLLVGEFDGMTKYQKHLRPGETPFDAMRREKQREDALRRTGVMVIRWTWKDLQDGRVVPMIREWLARLGLTAA
- the dmpG gene encoding 4-hydroxy-2-oxovalerate aldolase, translating into MAGARKYSDTLDIRITDSSLRDGSHHKRHQFTTDDVRNIVGALDGAGVPVIEVTHGDGLGGSSFNYGFSKTPEQELIRAAVETATSAKIAFLMLPGLGVKDDIRAAQDNGASICRIATHCTEADVSIQHFGLARELGLETVGFLMMSHSQPPEVLAKQARIQADAGCQCVYVVDSAGALVLEQVSDRVAALVAELGDDAQVGFHGHENLDIAVANSIAAVRAGAQQIDGSVRRFGAGAGNTPVEAFVGVCDKLGIATGVDFMKIADAAQDVVRPVMPSECLVDRPSMMMGYAGCYSSFLKHAEGHAEKYGVSAADILLEAGARKLVGGQEDQLIDIALELLKKQNANAGV
- a CDS encoding acetaldehyde dehydrogenase (acetylating), with protein sequence MSAKVTAAIIGSGNIGTDLMYKLERSEYIAPRWMVGIDADSEGMKRAADHGLITMSGGAEELLNSSERPDFIFEATSAYVHREYAPRYEAAGITAIDLTPAAVGPAVVPPANLREHLDAPNTNMITCGGQATIPMVHAVSSVVPVSYAEIVASVASVSAGPGTRANIDEFTKTTSRGIETIGGATRGKAIIILNPADPPMIMRDTIFCAIPEDADTDAIAESIHKREREIQAYVPGYRLLQDPQFDPPSVINGGLARVSIFVEVEGAGDFLPPYAGNLDIMTAAATKVGEELAKQKLGV
- a CDS encoding 2-keto-4-pentenoate hydratase, which encodes MTVSPEVREQLARALADAESGASAIDPLTAAHPELDVVDAYEIQLVNIRRRLDGGAVVAGHKVGLASEAMQKMMGVDEPDYGHLLDTMQYHEHTPIDASRFCFPRVEVEVGFILGKDLPGAGCTNDDVIDAVEWVVPSIELIDSRIRDWKITLCDTIADNASSCGWILGEQRVTISDIDTGDIDARLHRNGEVIAEGNSSAVLGHPLNAVSWLARKVESFGVRLRAGDVILPGTATRAIDISSGDHFVAEFAKLGSVTLDFV